From Macaca mulatta isolate MMU2019108-1 chromosome 1, T2T-MMU8v2.0, whole genome shotgun sequence, the proteins below share one genomic window:
- the SLC6A17 gene encoding sodium-dependent neutral amino acid transporter SLC6A17: MPKNSKVTQREHSSEHVTESVADLLALEEPVDYKQSVLNVAGEAGGKQKAVEEELDAEDRPAWNSKLQYILAQIGFSVGLGNIWRFPYLCQKNGGGAYLVPYLVLLIIIGIPLFFLELAVGQRIRRGSIGVWHYVCPRLGGIGFSSCIVCLFVGLYYNVIIGWSIFYFFKSFQYPLPWSECPVVRNGSVAVVEAECEKSSATTYFWYREALDISDSISESGGLNWKMTLCLLVAWSIVGMAVVKGIQSSGKVMYFSSLFPYVVLACFLVRGLLLRGAVDGILHMFTPKLDKMLDPQVWREAATQVFFALGLGFGGVIAFSSYNKQDNNCHFDAALVSFINFFTSVLATLVVFAVLGFKANIMNEKCVVENAEKILGYLNSNVLSRDLIPPHVNFSHLTTKDYMEMYNVIMTVKEDQFSALGLDPCLLEDELDKSVQGTGLAFIAFTEAMTHFPASPFWSVMFFLMLINLGLGSMIGTMAGITTPIIDTFKVPKEMFTVGCCVFAFFVGLLFVQRSGNYFVTMFDDYSATLPLTLIVILENIAVAWIYGTKKFMQELTEMLGFRPYRFYFYMWKFVSPLCMAILTTASVIQLGVTPPGYSAWIKEEAAERYLYFPNWAMALLITLIVVATLPIPVVFVLRHFHLLSDGSNTLSVSYKKGRMMKDISNLEENDETRFILSKVPSEAPSPMPTHRSYLGPGSTSPLETGGNPNGRYGSGYLLASTPESEL, translated from the exons ATGCCGAAGAACAGCAAAGTGACCCAGCGTGAGCACAGCAGTGAGCATGTCACTGAGTCGGTGGCTGACCTGCTGGCCCTCGAGGAGCCTGTGGACTATAAGCAGAGTGTACTGAATGTGGCTGGCGAGGCAGGTGGCAAGCAGAAGGCAGTGGAGGAGGAGCTGGACGCAGAGGACCGGCCGGCCTGGAACAGTAAGCTGCAGTACATCCTGGCCCAGATTGGCTTCTCTGTGGGCCttggcaacatctggaggttCCCCTACCTGTGCCAGAAAAATGGAGGAG GTGCTTACCTGGTGCCCTACCTGGTGCTGCTGATCATCATCGGCATCCCCCTCTTCTTCCTAGAGCTGGCCGTGGGCCAGAGGATCCGCCGCGGCAGCATTGGTGTGTGGCACTATGTGTGTCCCCGCCTGGGGGGCATCGGCTTCTCCAGCTGCATA GTCTGTCTCTTTGTGGGGCTGTATTATAACGTGATCATCGGGTGGAGCATCTTCTATTTCTTCAAGTCCTTCCAGTACCCGCTGCCCTGGAGTGAATGTCCTGTCGTCAGGAATGGGAGTGTGGCAG TGGTGGAAGCAGAGTGTGAAAAGAGCTCAGCCACTACCTACTTCTGGTACCGAGAGGCCTTGGACATCTCTGACTCCATCTCGGAGAGTGGGGGCCTCAACTGGAAGATGACCCTGTGCCTTCTTGTGGCCTGGAGCATCGTGGGGATGGCTGTTGTTAAGGGCATCCAGTCCTCGGGGAAG GTGATGTATTTCAGCTCCCTCTTCCCCTACGTGGTGCTGGCCTGCTTCCTGGTCCGGGGGTTGTTGCTGCGAGGGGCAGTTGATGGCATCCTACACATGTTCACTCCCAAG CTGGACAAGATGCTGGACCCCCAGGTGTGGCGGGAGGCAGCCACCCAGGTCTTCTTTGCCTTGGGCCTGGGCTTTGGTGGTGTAATTGCCTTCTCCAGCTACAACAAGCAGGACAACAACTGCCACTTCGATGCCGCCCTCGTGTCCTTCATCAACTTCTTCACATCAGTGTTGGCCACCCTCGTGGTGTTTGCTGTGCTGGGCTTCAAGGCCAACATCATGAATGAGAAGTGTGTGGTCGA GAATGCTGAGAAAATCCTAGGGTACCTCAACTCCAATGTCCTGAGCCGGGACCTCATCCCACCCCACGTCAACTTCTCCCACCTGACCACAAAGGACTACATGGAGATGTACAATGTCATCATGACCGTGAAGGAAGACCAGTTCTCAGCCCTGGGCCTTGACCCCTGCCTTCTGGAGGACGAGCTAGACAAG TCCGTGCAGGGCACAGGCCTGGCCTTCATCGCCTTCACTGAGGCCATGACGCACTTCCCCGCCTCCCCATTCTGGTCCGTcatgttcttcctgatgctcatCAACCTGGGCCTCGGCAGCATGATCGGGACCATGGCGGGCATCACCACGCCCATCATCGACACCTTCAAGGTGCCCAAGGAGATGTTCACAG TGGGCTGCTGTGTCTTTGCATTCTTCGTGGGGCTGTTGTTCGTCCAGCGCTCCGGAAACTACTTTGTCACCATGTTCGATGACTACTCGGCCACCCTGCCACTCACTCTCATCGTCATCCTTGAGAACATCGCTGTGGCCTGGATTTATGGAACCAAGAA GTTCATGCAGGAGCTGACGGAGATGCTGGGCTTCCGCCCCTACCGCTTCTATTTCTACATGTGGAAGTTCGTGTCTCCACTATGCATGGCTATACTCACCACAGCCAGTGTCATCCAGCTGGGGGTCACGCCCCCGGGCTACAGCGCCTGGATCAAGGAGGAG GCGGCCGAGCGCTACCTGTATTTCCCCAACTGGGCCATGGCGCTCCTGATCACCCTCATCGTCGTGGCGACGCTGCCCATCCCTGTGGTGTTCGTCCTGCGGCACTTCCACCTGCTCTCTGACGGCTCCAACACCCTCTCCGTGTCCTACAAGAAGGGCCGCATGATGAAGGACATCTCCAACCTGGAGGAGAACGATGAGACCCGCTTCATCCTCAGCAAGGTGCCCAGTGAGGCACCTTCCCCCATGCCCACTCACCGTTCCTATCTGGGGCCTGGCAGCACATCGCCCCTGGAAACCGGTGGTAACCCCAATGGACGCTATGGGAGCGGCTACCTCCTGGCCAGCACCCCTGAGTCGGAGCTGTGA